One Pseudobdellovibrionaceae bacterium genomic window carries:
- a CDS encoding Glu/Leu/Phe/Val dehydrogenase encodes MGTFEVISKHGDHEQVVFCHDKSVGLKAIIAIHNTSLGPALGGTRMWNYKNEDDALIDVLRLSRGMTYKAAAAGLNLGGGKAVIIGDSKTQKSEGLFRAFGQFVNSLNGRYITAEDVGTCVQDMEYIFMETPWVTGIPKDFGGSGDPSPYTAHGVLMGLKAGAKFKFGTDDLKGVRVAVQGLGNVGTHLVKYLVQEGAKVVVSDIDPDKIKAHVDQYNVTAVAPEQIAFTECDIFAPCALGAVVNDQSVSKLKCQVIAGGANNVLAEQRHGDHLRELGILYVPDYVINAGGLMNVFVELEGYSSDRSFEKTRKVYDNCMQVFEIAKRDGIGTHLAADRLAEHRIETVGRLKQRHSGKSIRNFGTLKEVFNR; translated from the coding sequence ATGGGGACATTTGAAGTCATCTCGAAGCACGGCGATCATGAGCAAGTGGTTTTCTGCCACGACAAGTCGGTCGGCCTGAAGGCGATCATCGCCATCCACAATACCTCACTGGGTCCGGCCCTCGGCGGAACGCGGATGTGGAACTACAAAAACGAAGATGACGCTCTGATCGACGTTCTGCGCCTCAGCCGTGGGATGACCTACAAAGCGGCGGCCGCCGGTTTGAACCTCGGCGGCGGAAAAGCTGTCATTATCGGGGACTCGAAAACACAAAAGTCCGAAGGCCTTTTCCGCGCGTTCGGCCAGTTCGTGAACTCACTGAACGGTCGTTACATCACCGCGGAAGACGTTGGGACCTGCGTTCAGGACATGGAGTACATCTTCATGGAAACCCCCTGGGTCACCGGGATCCCGAAGGATTTCGGCGGATCGGGTGATCCGTCACCCTATACGGCGCACGGCGTGTTGATGGGACTGAAGGCCGGCGCGAAATTCAAGTTCGGCACGGACGACCTCAAAGGCGTGCGCGTCGCGGTCCAGGGCCTGGGGAACGTCGGTACTCACCTCGTGAAATACCTCGTTCAAGAGGGCGCGAAAGTCGTCGTTTCGGACATTGATCCCGATAAAATCAAAGCCCACGTCGATCAGTACAATGTCACGGCGGTCGCGCCGGAGCAGATCGCATTCACCGAATGCGACATCTTCGCGCCTTGCGCCCTGGGTGCGGTCGTGAACGATCAAAGCGTCAGCAAATTGAAGTGCCAAGTGATCGCGGGCGGAGCGAATAACGTTCTTGCTGAGCAGCGCCACGGTGACCATTTGCGTGAACTCGGCATCCTGTATGTTCCCGACTACGTCATCAACGCCGGCGGCCTGATGAACGTCTTCGTGGAGCTCGAGGGCTACAGCTCGGATCGTTCGTTCGAAAAGACCCGTAAAGTCTACGACAACTGCATGCAGGTCTTTGAAATTGCCAAACGCGACGGCATCGGTACCCACCTTGCCGCGGACCGTCTGGCAGAGCATCGCATCGAAACCGTCGGTCGCCTGAAGCAGCGGCATTCGGGGAAATCGATCCGCAATTTCGGCACTTTGAAGGAAGTCTTCAACCGCTAA
- a CDS encoding tetratricopeptide repeat protein, whose translation MDSNKPASTLRKPKKELDIVTTELKKGFEWTTKHTSLVAGIVGVLVLVGGGYAIYSTLAKSKELDLQSKYYDLEAVVNKKRADFEMAKNPPPATPDQPAPAPTAKPSGDLQKDYGDVTAQLADFAKQNPGSTAGSMAALNLASLQAEYNQTEAAITTLKSVTPPKTFLGALVQMELATQLANANNCADATAIWQQLTNAPNAQFLKGEAKLKMGLCAESQGDLTKAQSFYSEVERDYKDSAAGRSASQYLRLLAMKNEAAK comes from the coding sequence ATGGACTCGAATAAGCCCGCTTCAACTCTGCGTAAACCCAAAAAAGAACTCGATATCGTCACCACCGAACTCAAAAAGGGTTTCGAGTGGACCACCAAACACACCTCGCTGGTTGCGGGAATCGTTGGCGTTTTGGTTCTCGTGGGGGGCGGATACGCCATCTACTCCACGCTTGCGAAAAGCAAAGAGCTCGATCTTCAGTCGAAATATTATGATCTCGAAGCGGTCGTGAATAAGAAACGCGCCGATTTCGAAATGGCGAAAAATCCCCCGCCCGCGACCCCCGATCAACCGGCGCCCGCACCGACGGCGAAGCCCTCGGGCGATCTGCAAAAAGATTACGGCGACGTGACCGCGCAGCTCGCGGACTTCGCAAAACAAAATCCCGGCTCGACCGCGGGCTCTATGGCCGCATTGAATCTGGCGTCCCTGCAGGCGGAATACAACCAGACCGAAGCCGCCATCACGACTTTGAAAAGCGTGACGCCGCCGAAGACTTTCCTGGGCGCGCTCGTGCAGATGGAACTCGCCACGCAATTGGCGAATGCGAACAACTGCGCGGATGCCACCGCCATCTGGCAACAGCTCACGAACGCACCGAACGCCCAATTCCTGAAGGGCGAGGCGAAGTTGAAGATGGGACTTTGCGCGGAATCGCAGGGTGACCTGACCAAAGCGCAGAGCTTCTACAGTGAAGTCGAGCGCGACTACAAAGACTCGGCTGCGGGTCGCTCGGCTTCGCAGTACCTACGTCTGCTCGCAATGAAAAACGAAGCGGCGAAATAG